The Cucumis melo cultivar AY chromosome 9, USDA_Cmelo_AY_1.0, whole genome shotgun sequence genome includes the window TGGATGATTATTCCAAACATATTCCTAGAAATGTTCACAAAGTTTCTTAAAGTAATTATGACTTTTCAAAATCCTTCCTCACTTTCATCTAACTTCCCTTTTATTTGGTTCACAAACGCTTCTACATGGAGTAGGAATCATTcttaaaccaaaattaattgCCAAACCTTTATTACCCTAAAAACTTTTAGGAACCATTTCAGACGAATATATTACGCAAGATTATAATAATCACCTCTGACTATATTAAATACTATATTTCAAAACCCTCAATTTCCTACGATATTTACTATATTGCTACACTTTTTACTATTTgacatttatcattttttattagTTGCTATAGTATTTACTATTTCCTTCtcaaactaattaaataatttacaTCACGAACACATACTACCCAAACACAAAATTTTACAACTCAATTATATAGTATCATGGTGCATTAAGTATATTAAGGCTCAAAGGTTATCAAGAAGTATCAAATGtttatcaagtgtatcaaagaGTACCAGGTGTATTAAGGGATATTAGATTTATCAGGTGCATATCAGGTATATTAGTAATGAGGGTATTTGTGACACTTTACATCTTGTATATGTAGGCTGGATTttgtttttgctatttttgcaaataataAATGTGTGTGCTATAGACTTAATTATtataaggaaaattttcataaatataacaaaccactgAAATATTTAGtgctcgtgtaacaaagcccatgaagttagtcgttttttaaatatttcatatttatcctTCTGTCATCTTTTTTCTCCTCttcgctacgatttctttttatcgtctttcttcttttcctcttctttttttccgctacgatttctttccattgactttcttcttttcctcttctttttttacgttcaaatctaaatgatcgtatacaaaaaaaaatagccaaatctaaaggatcgtgcataaagaaacttgaaaaaaaaattgtttaggtTGTGGTAGCCAATCTAAATgttcgtgtaaaaaaataagcgatcgtatagacaaatctaaatgattgtgtactaaaagttaaaaaaaatcgtttagccaaatctaaacgatcgtgtaccaaaagaatcttgaaaaaattcgtttagccaaatctaaacgatggtttaccaaattttgaaaaaacaaaacttttagatttgactacccgaTTTGGctattcaaatttaaacgatcgtgtaccaaacaatagttaaatctaaatgatcatgtaccaaatatattacgtgtgtCGTTAACGGCGTgattgacgagacattttttttatttttcattgtgggtcctatgagttttttctgttttctaaattattctacacggataaatattttgatgttttgttaaattaaaaagaaaataactcttattatgatttattttggtgggtttaagttttaaaaaaacttgaaaataaTTCATTGGACGTAAAAAGAAAAACGTAATGACGACAAAATGGGAAAGTCTTGGATGTGACACTCTAATGAATTTGGtttaaaatgaacaaaaagaagagagagatgagaagaagaaaaggaaaaacgCATAACATTGCTTTAGATAATAATAGTCAAATGCATTTAGGTTTAACTCAATTGAGCCATTTccaaattcaaataaaattagTAACTTGCACACCTGGACAATTGctatattttgaatttgaatatTCTATGTTTTATATTCATTATTATATATACTCAGTTTGATTATATTAAAAACTAAACAGCCCTActtttttaatcaaatttaatacTTAACTTATAGTTAATGAGAGAACCTTGTCTTTTCTTCCAAATTTAGGAAAACGTATAAGTGATGTGGTGCATACGTTACATTTGAAGTTGCATTTATAGGGCATGTGGTGCATGCTTAATTTCCTAACATTTATAGGGCCATCATCAATTGGAAAATGATTTTTGTTAATGTTTAAAATGGGTGAACTTATAAACCCGtataaaagttcaaaaattaaattaaataaaaaatttaattttattaaaccaaataaaaaatataagaaaatttaaattttaacatgtaagattttatataaaaattaatgGGATTTTAAATACTACATCGCTTATTGTAAGTAAATCATATAATtgatataaatttaatatatcaAATTAAACATCACTCTTAAATATGTGTTTACACCTAAATTAATCAAACCTCATCGTCCTGCATTGTTAAAGAAGTTGGGTGCGTGGTAGACAATTTAGCCATAAAATGTAttcgtttttcttttgttctgtttttggtttttggtgGGATATAAAGAATATAATATAGGAAATGTGGAGTAATGTTGAAGTTGATAAGAGAGTAATGGGTGATGGATAATGAGTGAGTAATAAATGTCAAAACCACCCCAATACATGTGAACTATTATATTGTCTGacacaataaataaataatatatatgtatggcATAAGCTGatgaataaaaagaaatgtgCTGACAAAACCAAAAGGCGTGGCTGTTCAAATGAAATTATGATAATAAATTTGTGAAGGTCAATAATGGTATGAATCTTGTGGGGTTCTCATTGAACTAAAAACAGAAGTAATTgttttaaacattaattaattgTATGCACCACtcatatataattataaatatctCAACATATACCACCttacaaataaacaaaaaaaaaaaaaaaaaaaaacttcagaaaagataaatatatattatattatatagtttttttatttgtaCAAATTTCACTAAGAGACTACAGTAACAAATTGTGGTGTGCGGCGGTCCCTCTCAAAGCCTAGACATGGCTATAACATGCTGATCACCATAATCCGATCGCCGGTTCCCGGATTTGTTTCCCAAGTTGCTCACCCTTCTTTTCTCAGAAACCTCCAAATATTTCGCCTGCTCCCTCAACATGAACTTCTGAACCTTCCCGTTCGCCTTCGGAAGCTCCGCCATGAACACCACCTTCTTCGGCACCATATAGTGCGACAAATTCTTTCGGCAAAATGCAATCATCTCCGCCTCACTCACTCTCCCACTGCCACCCCCGCCATGAAGGACAACGAAGGCACATGGGCTCTCTCCCCAACGGGGGTGCGGCATTGCCACAACCGCCGCCTCCGCCACCTGTGGGTGCCGGTATAGCACTGTCTCTACCTCAACGCTGCTGATGTTCTCGCCGCCGGAGATTATGACATCCTTGGACCGATCCTTGATTTCTAAATACCCGTCGGGGTAAATGACCCCGATGTCTCCAGTTAGGAACCAACCGTTTTTGAAGGCCGCCGCAGTCGCCTCGGGATCTTTGAAATAGCCTTTCATGAGGCTGCTGCCACGCAGAACAATCTCGCCGGTGGTGCGGCCGTCGTGCGGCACACTTTccattgttttcaaatttttgacGTCCACATCGGCTAATGTCAGAATGCTGATTCCTGATCATGAAAATTAAATTGGTTATTGAGTATATTTATTATTGCCAAGTTTTCATTATGCAtatatagattttaaaattttaattttccatgtcaatattattaattaaagaaTGATATATACCTTGTCTAGCTTTAAGGTTGGCTTGTTGATCGGCGGGCAAAACATTCCATTTTTCTTGCCACTCACAAACCAACGCCGGCCCGGTGGCCTCAGTCAATCCATAAGCATGTGTTATATGAAAACCAAGAGCCTCCATCTTTTCCAGCAACGCCGCTGGAGGAGGTGCTCCGCCAGTGAGAACGTTCACGGGCCAAGCAACTCGACGTCGATCGCCGTTATCAGCCTCGAGGATGATTCTAAACACGATTGGCGCACAACACATATGAGTCACACGATGCAAATTAATGTTTCGAAAGATATCGGACGCCGTCGTATTGCGCATACAAATATTGGTCCCACCACGAGCAGCGATCCCCCATGTGAAGGTCCAACCGTTACAGTGGAACATGGGTAGAGTCCATAAGTAAACAGGAGCGTTTCCCATTTCCCAACCCATTACCAAGCTGAGCGTGCTAAGGAACGCGCCCCGGTGGCTATACACTACGCCCTTTGGCGCTGACGTCGTGCCGGATGTGTAATTTAGTGCTATGGAGTCCCATTCGTCATCTACTTCCACTGGAGTAAAATTGGCATCGCCATCGTGGATTAGTTGCTCGTATTCCAAGTTTCCTAACCGAGCTCCTGTTGGAGTGTCAATATCATCAATAACAACAACGAGTGGGATTGGGAATGATTCTGCCACTAGTAAGCGAAGGGCATCTTTGGCTTCTTGAATGTATTGATAATCAACAAAGAATATCTTTGCCTCAGAGTGGCGAAGGATGAGAGCGATGTTCTTGACATCGAGACGGGTGTTGATTGTGTTCAAGATGGCACCTGCCATCGGTACTGCAAAATGCATCTCATATAATGCTGGAACATTCGGCGCTAGTACCGATACcttcaacaataaacaaaagTAAAACATAAGGCAAAATATcgttaaaaattttaaaaaaaagttacaaaatatagcaaataatTTACTATAATCGTGTAAGTTGAAACTTTTAAGATGATTGGAGTTttagaaaataagaaaagaaaaaagtttgaaGAAAAGGGAGAAGAGGGATATGAAGGAGGGCCTTACGACGTGGTTCTTGGAGACAGAGAGACGACGGAGGGAGGAGGCGAGGCGGCAACAACGCTCATAAGTTTGATTCCATGTAAAACGAGTTCCCTCATAGATAATAGAAGTTCGATCGGCGTAAAACGCAGAAGCTCTTTTAAGAAAGGTGATGGGTGTGAGAGCAGTATAATTTGCATCACATTTCAAAAGCATCTccatttttagtttattttattttatttttgttatggaaaataaaaggaagtataagaagaagaagaagaagaagaagaagaagaagaagaaaaggtaGAAAGGGTGAAAGACTTATGAGttatagagagagaaagagaggagaGAAGTTATGGGGGAGAAATGAGAGATAGGGAGGGGTTTATatagaaaggaagaagaaagggaagaaaggaaaaagggtGGAGAATTCAAAGAAAATCCAAAGGAAGATGGTCAGAAATTGCTTTGTAATGTAAACAGTacttttttttctctgtttattttattatcaaaaaatagttggtttttttctttctttggaaTGGGAAAATAGTGTTTTTTCTAACTAATAAATATTGGATTTCACATTTCCTTACTTTCAAATCAATTTCATGAATAGGTCCCTCCACCATCTAAAAGATGGAGATAATAACATACAAAATTTCACCaaattttcttagtttttctctctttcaaaatataaaatttaatcatttttctttaattcatcttctctttaaaattttcaaacggattaattatatataaaaaaaaaataaacgagaCAAATCTAAGTACAAAGGAATCGtgaaaaataaacaatcatgtaccaaatatattacgcacgttgTTGACGGCATGATCGACATGATATTTTTTGTACTTTCCATTACGAGTTTATGaacttttttttcatttttgaaatagATAAATATCTtgttggtttgttatattttataaaaggtTATTGGAATGTAAGATTGGGGAAGTAAAAACAAAAGATGGGTCATTGAATAACTGAATATTGGGAGGAAaggtaaaataaagtaaataagaAAATGACAATAATAACTGAAAACACAAAGCAACAAAATGAATTGATTTTATTGATAAGTATAAAAATGAATACATAATCTTTCATGAACACAAGTCTTAAAAAATGTGACACAAGCAAACACCACAATAAAATATCCATACCAACAATTGtccttttcttcttattttatgTTGGTTAGAGGCCAAAGTTTTTCCTTGAATAATGGAGAGCTATGACACTTATTTTAAAACAgttcataattaattaatgtctATCAACCTAacttataattaatattataaataatataaaacttGTAAATTATTATGTACAGTACAATATCAAATTCTTtacaaaatttagtaaaaatttATGTTTCATCGATTCTACTCTTTCAATATTTTCGTATTTTTTTataatgacaaaaaaaaaaaaaaaaagacaataatatctaaattttggattttaaataaaattctaCTCGATTTTATTTTATATCCGGAACGAAGTTAAAGTGcacatttaattatttaatgaaaattaatatccaatttaactaaataattaagtttaaatagttaaaatgaaaataggtctttaaaaaaatcaaaacgcaaaaatatttatacggtataaaacaattttgaaaataaaaaaaaaaatccagaAGCCCACAATGTGAAGTAATAAAAATATTACATGGTTAATTGACCATTCATGCATGGtgttggtacacgatcgttcagaTCTAGtaaaattcttttgatacatgatcttgtaccaaatcttgcactaaatttaaacaatctttACCAAATCTAACTGATATTCTTGGTACACAATCTTATACAAAGTCTAAATAAGACAATTGTGTACtggtctaaacgatcttggtacaAGAAGAGTGGGAATATGAAGAAGAATtaataaaagtaataatatgaagaagatACGCAGATATTCcaacgtaaaatttaaaaccaaCAAGGAAAAATCAAGAATATGTGAAGTTACAATGACGGCTTCattggtttttatatttttattatacgagtcataaatattttttaattttgttctatatatatatatatatgtaaattaaGAGAAAGATATGTGACAGCTAAGAAGAGAAGATAAACATGACTTTTGTTTTCCCTTCAATTTTTAGTCTTATATTGTCTCAagttttaataatatataacttTCATTAGTTTCAAAATAATGATCACATGAGagattttaatttgttaaaatctttatttggACTGGAAAAAACTATATATCCAAAAACCTGAAAATTGTAAGAAAATTAGTAGAATAAGTTGAACTgaagagaaaaaatatatatatatatatatatatatattctttatatatataatttaaccaAGAAATATGAACCCAAATAAATAAAGTTGATGAACTATTCCCACTAAGACAATTTTAGAATacttttgaaaagaaagaagcGTTGAAAAAGTAAGCAAAATGTGTGTAGGTCAACTCAATTACATCCTTaccaaatttatataaaattagTAACTTGCACACATATAATGTGCTACCTATATTATTACTTCTATTATTATACAAAATAATCACATCCCAAAGTCCCTAAACTTTCATCTTCAATATAATACTTAGTTGGGTTTTTCCAAACTATTAAAAGACTTATAAAAAAATATCTATGCGGccttaatttcatttttaatatcttaatatatttaaaagttttttaagtttttacaccttaatatatatatttctattattgttttcttttatttttaggCTTAATTATAAGATAGCAGTAACAAGTTTTCCTACAAGCCCGATCAACCTAAATCATTGATAGATCTATTAAGGTAAGTTTAAAATTGTGCTAGATTTGCTACTATCATGCCCTTCAACTGTTATATGCCATTATCACAATCATTTAGTGAAAAAAACCATCCTTCAAATTTGGAAATTTTAGACATACATTATATTgatatatcaatatatataatgttgtATTTTTCTCCTAAaagttataaaaagaaaacaacattTGGAATACGGttctacataaaaaaaaaaaaaggtgataTATTGCATGCGTGAAAGAGTTTGTATAACACACACACACGTAACAATTTTATACTGTGGTTTAAGGAAATTAATTATATCTTTAATTAGATCAAAATAACAAGAGGACTAAAAAACCTAATTCTATTATGAACACGAGGCACAAGAAAACAAATAccgaagaaatataatattataataaataaaatattataatataaatgaattaagaaaataaattctCTCCACTAACTCCAATTTATTTGGAATTTTAGCCAAACGTGTCACTTACAAACTCACTAAAGACCTTTATTTACAGCAAAATAGCAAGTAGGTTGTACCAAATGATAACACTAATGGTGTGTCATATATTGAGACATATGACAACAAATAGAGTAGTTATAAATTGTCACTCGCCAATAGAC containing:
- the LOC103501376 gene encoding trans-cinnamate:CoA ligase, peroxisomal-like → MEMLLKCDANYTALTPITFLKRASAFYADRTSIIYEGTRFTWNQTYERCCRLASSLRRLSVSKNHVVSVLAPNVPALYEMHFAVPMAGAILNTINTRLDVKNIALILRHSEAKIFFVDYQYIQEAKDALRLLVAESFPIPLVVVIDDIDTPTGARLGNLEYEQLIHDGDANFTPVEVDDEWDSIALNYTSGTTSAPKGVVYSHRGAFLSTLSLVMGWEMGNAPVYLWTLPMFHCNGWTFTWGIAARGGTNICMRNTTASDIFRNINLHRVTHMCCAPIVFRIILEADNGDRRRVAWPVNVLTGGAPPPAALLEKMEALGFHITHAYGLTEATGPALVCEWQEKWNVLPADQQANLKARQGISILTLADVDVKNLKTMESVPHDGRTTGEIVLRGSSLMKGYFKDPEATAAAFKNGWFLTGDIGVIYPDGYLEIKDRSKDVIISGGENISSVEVETVLYRHPQVAEAAVVAMPHPRWGESPCAFVVLHGGGGSGRVSEAEMIAFCRKNLSHYMVPKKVVFMAELPKANGKVQKFMLREQAKYLEVSEKRRVSNLGNKSGNRRSDYGDQHVIAMSRL